A section of the Phaseolus vulgaris cultivar G19833 chromosome 8, P. vulgaris v2.0, whole genome shotgun sequence genome encodes:
- the LOC137826702 gene encoding pumilio homolog 1-like isoform X2, producing MVSDSYSKMISDVTIRSMMKNGEYCGEDLGVLRERELARLRSGSAPPTVEGSLMAVGGLFEGSPAAVGYGGIRGFGSEEELRADPNYANYYYSNVNLNPRLPPPLASKEDWRFVQRLRGGSKVGGVGDRRMASDDGGIEGGHSNSLFSVHPAGFGVKEEGGLKHRKGGAEWSGEDGLIGLPALGLGSRQQRSIAELFHDERNNASSASKHPHNLPSSNLFDDIAEKSETRVAYVHQELNALRSGGNKQGISAAQNFVGSGPQSYASALGASLSRSSTPDSQLLPRAASPCLPPIGDGRSSSADKKISNGQNLLNAVSSNLNDSADLASALASMNLSTKDIIDDEKHSQSSRHNELDYTHSFKQQPYLNSPDSLAYQRHSATQSHLKVNKGSSFGLDLNKSPGYADEQLEPHKAGGVSVNTHLKGPSTPTFTNRGSSPAHYQNVEDISYPNYGMTGYSVNPSSPSMMASQLGSGNLPPFFENAAVAASALGLNAMDSRALGRGVALGPLLAATELQNSSRLGSHAAGSTQQLPLMDPLYLQYLRSGDVASAAQIAALKESVINRECTDLLGLQKAYVESLIAPQNSHFNVPYLSKSATLSPNSFGNPSYGLATSYPGSPLAGSLFPNSLYGPGSPMNQSERNMRLSGMRNAAGGFMGAWHSDTVGGLEENFPSSLLDEFKSNKTKCFELSEIAGHVVEFSADQYGSRFIQQKLETASMDEKNMVFHEIMPQALSLMTDVFGNYVIQKFFEHGTAAQIRELADQLTGHVLTLSLQMYGCRVIQKAIEVVDMDQQTKMVTELDGHIMRCVRDQNGNHVIQKCIECVPEDAIHFIVSTFYDQVVTLSTHPYGCRVIQRVLEYCHDLKTQQIMMDEILLSVCMLAQDQYGNYVVQHVLEHGKPYERSAIIKELTGQIVQMSQQKFASNVIEKCLSFGTPTERQVLVNEMLGSTYENEPLQIMMKDQFANYVVQKVLETCDDQQLELILNRIKVHLNALKKYTYGKHIVARVEKLVAAGERRISILTLNPAQMV from the exons ATGGTGAGTGACAGTTACAGTAAGATGATATCTGATGTGACAATTCGATCGATGATGAAGAACGGTGAATACTGCGGTGAAGATTTGGGGGTTCTGAGGGAGAGGGAACTCGCTCGGTTGCGTAGTGGGTCGGCCCCTCCAACGGTGGAGGGGTCGTTGATGGCTGTGGGAGGGTTGTTTGAGGGGTCACCGGCTGCTGTGGGGTATGGTGGCATAAGGGGTTTTGGAAGCGAGGAAGAGCTTCGGGCTGATCCCAATTACGCTAATTATTATTACTCTAATGTGAATCTGAACCCACGTCTGCCTCCTCCGCTGGCCTCGAAGGAGGACTGGCGGTTCGTGCAGCGGTTGAGGGGTGGTTCTAAGGTGGGGGGTGTCGGGGACAGGAGGATGGCCAGTGATGACGGTGGAATTGAAGGTGGCCATAGCAACTCTTTGTTCTCTGTGCACCCTGCTGGGTTTGGTGTGAAGGAGGAAGGTGGTTTGAAGCACCGCAAAGGGGGTGCTGAATGGAGTGGCGAGGATGGGTTGATCGGGTTGCCGGCATTAGGCCTAGGGAGTAGGCAGCAGAGGAGCATTGCGGAACTGTTTCAT GATGAAAGGAATAATGCATCATCTGCATCCAAGCACCCTCATAATCTACCTAGCAGTAACTTATTTGATGATATTGCTGAAAAATCTGAAACCCGTGTTGCTTATGTGCATCAAGAACTGAATGCCCTGCGGTCTGGTGGAAATAAGCAGGGTATATCTGCTGCCCAAAATTTTGTTGGTTCTGGACCTCAAAGTTATGCTTCTGCCTTAGGAGCCTCCCTATCAAGGAGCAGCACCCCTGACTCTCAGCTTCTACCAAGAGCTGCTAGTCCTTGCCTTCCACCCATTGGTGATGGCAGGTCCAGttctgctgataaaaaaatttctaaTGGTCAAAATTTACTCAATGCTGTCTCATCTAATTTAAATGACTCTGCAGATCTGGCGTCTGCTTTGGCTAGTATGAATTTATCAACGAAAGATATAATAGATGATGAGAAACATTCCCAGTCATCTAGGCACAACGAGTTAGATTATACTCACAGTTTTAAACAGCAGCCTTACTTAAACAGTCCTGATTCCTTGGCTTATCAACGTCATTCTGCTACCCAATCCCATTTAAAAGTGAATAAGGGCAGCAGTTTTGGATTGGATCTGAATAAATCACCAGGATATGCAGATGAACAGCTAGAACCCCATAAGGCTGGTGGAGTTTCTGTTAACACGCATTTGAAAGGACCTTCTACACCAACTTTTACTAACAGAGGTAGTTCACCTGCTCACTATCAGAATGTTGAAGATATCTCATATCCAAACTATGGCATGACTGGATATAGTGTTAATCCTTCATCACCATCCATGATGGCAAGCCAGCTTGGGAGTGGGAATTTGCCTCCTTTCTTTGAAAATGCTGCTGTTGCTGCATCTGCACTAGGATTGAATGCTATGGACTCTAGAGCACTGGGAAGAGGTGTAGCTTTAGGACCTTTATTGGCTGCAACTGAATTACAAAATTCTAGTAGGCTTGGAAGTCATGCTGCCGGTAGCACTCAACAGTTGCCCTTGATGGACCCTTTGTATCTTCAGTATCTGAGGTCGGGGGATGTTGCTTCTGCTGCACAGATTGCTGCGCTTAAGGAATCAGTGATAAATAGGGAATGCACAGATTTACTTGGCCTCCAAAAGGCTTATGTTGAGTCTTTGATTGCCCCCCAAAATTCACATTTCAATGTTCCATACCTTAGTAAATCAGCTACCTTGAGCCCTAATTCTTTTGGAAATCCATCATATGGTCTGGCTACATCATATCCAGGAAGCCCACTGGCTGGTTCCCTTTTCCCTAACTCCCTCTATGGACCAGGTAGTCCTATGAACCAAAGTGAACGAAATATGCGTTTGTCTGGGATGAGGAATGCTGCTGGGGGTTTCATGGGAGCTTGGCATTCAGACACAGTTGGTGGCTTAGAAGAGAATTTTCCATCTTCCTTGCTTGATGAATTCAAAAGTAATAAGACCAAATGTTTTGAACTTTCAGAAATTGCCGGGCATGTTGTTGAATTCAG TGCTGATCAGTACGGAAGCCGATTTATCCAACAGAAACTTGAGACTGCCTCAATGGATGAGAAAAACATGGTTTTCCATGAAATCATGCCACAAGCACTTTCTCTAATGACTGATGTCTTCGGTAATTATGTGATTCAGAAG TTTTTTGAACATGGAACAGCAGCACAAATAAGAGAACTTGCTGATCAGCTTACGGGTCATGTGCTGACCCTAAGTCTTCAAATGTACGGCTGTCGGGTTATCCAGAAG GCTATTGAAGTTGTTGACATGGATCAGCAGACTAAAATGGTTACAGAGTTGGATGGTCATATTATGCGTTGTGTACGTGATCAAAATGGAAATCATGTCATCCAGAAATGTATTGAATGTGTGCCAGAGGATGCAATCCATTTTATTGTTTCAACGTTTTATGACCAGGTTGTGACATTGTCAACTCATCCTTATGGTTGCCGTGTTATACAG AGAGTCTTGGAGTACTGCCATGATCTCAAAACACAACAGATTATGATGGATGAAATTTTGCTGTCTGTGTGTATGTTAGCACAAGACCAATATGGAAATTATGTTGTACAG CATGTGCTGGAGCATGGCAAGCCTTATGAACGGTCAGCTATAATCAAAGAATTAACTGGGCAAATAGTGCAGATGAGTCAGCAGAAGTTTGCCTCTAATGTTATAGAAAAGTGCCTTTCCTTTGGAACACCTACTGAGCGTCAAGTCCTTGTGAATGAGATGCTTGGCTCCACTTATGAAAACGAGCCCCTGCAG ATTATGATGAAGGATCAGTTTGCAAACTACGTTGTACAGAAAGTGCTGGAAACCTGTGATGACCAGCAGCTTGAGCTAATCCTTAATCGAATAAAGGTTCACCTGAATGCCTTGAAGAAGTATACCTATGGGAAGCACATTGTTGCCCGTGTAGAGAAATTGGTCGCTGCTGGGG AGAGGAGGATTAGTATTCTGACTCTAAATCCTGCACAGATGGTATAG
- the LOC137826702 gene encoding pumilio homolog 1-like isoform X1 yields MVSDSYSKMISDVTIRSMMKNGEYCGEDLGVLRERELARLRSGSAPPTVEGSLMAVGGLFEGSPAAVGYGGIRGFGSEEELRADPNYANYYYSNVNLNPRLPPPLASKEDWRFVQRLRGGSKVGGVGDRRMASDDGGIEGGHSNSLFSVHPAGFGVKEEGGLKHRKGGAEWSGEDGLIGLPALGLGSRQQRSIAELFHQDERNNASSASKHPHNLPSSNLFDDIAEKSETRVAYVHQELNALRSGGNKQGISAAQNFVGSGPQSYASALGASLSRSSTPDSQLLPRAASPCLPPIGDGRSSSADKKISNGQNLLNAVSSNLNDSADLASALASMNLSTKDIIDDEKHSQSSRHNELDYTHSFKQQPYLNSPDSLAYQRHSATQSHLKVNKGSSFGLDLNKSPGYADEQLEPHKAGGVSVNTHLKGPSTPTFTNRGSSPAHYQNVEDISYPNYGMTGYSVNPSSPSMMASQLGSGNLPPFFENAAVAASALGLNAMDSRALGRGVALGPLLAATELQNSSRLGSHAAGSTQQLPLMDPLYLQYLRSGDVASAAQIAALKESVINRECTDLLGLQKAYVESLIAPQNSHFNVPYLSKSATLSPNSFGNPSYGLATSYPGSPLAGSLFPNSLYGPGSPMNQSERNMRLSGMRNAAGGFMGAWHSDTVGGLEENFPSSLLDEFKSNKTKCFELSEIAGHVVEFSADQYGSRFIQQKLETASMDEKNMVFHEIMPQALSLMTDVFGNYVIQKFFEHGTAAQIRELADQLTGHVLTLSLQMYGCRVIQKAIEVVDMDQQTKMVTELDGHIMRCVRDQNGNHVIQKCIECVPEDAIHFIVSTFYDQVVTLSTHPYGCRVIQRVLEYCHDLKTQQIMMDEILLSVCMLAQDQYGNYVVQHVLEHGKPYERSAIIKELTGQIVQMSQQKFASNVIEKCLSFGTPTERQVLVNEMLGSTYENEPLQIMMKDQFANYVVQKVLETCDDQQLELILNRIKVHLNALKKYTYGKHIVARVEKLVAAGERRISILTLNPAQMV; encoded by the exons ATGGTGAGTGACAGTTACAGTAAGATGATATCTGATGTGACAATTCGATCGATGATGAAGAACGGTGAATACTGCGGTGAAGATTTGGGGGTTCTGAGGGAGAGGGAACTCGCTCGGTTGCGTAGTGGGTCGGCCCCTCCAACGGTGGAGGGGTCGTTGATGGCTGTGGGAGGGTTGTTTGAGGGGTCACCGGCTGCTGTGGGGTATGGTGGCATAAGGGGTTTTGGAAGCGAGGAAGAGCTTCGGGCTGATCCCAATTACGCTAATTATTATTACTCTAATGTGAATCTGAACCCACGTCTGCCTCCTCCGCTGGCCTCGAAGGAGGACTGGCGGTTCGTGCAGCGGTTGAGGGGTGGTTCTAAGGTGGGGGGTGTCGGGGACAGGAGGATGGCCAGTGATGACGGTGGAATTGAAGGTGGCCATAGCAACTCTTTGTTCTCTGTGCACCCTGCTGGGTTTGGTGTGAAGGAGGAAGGTGGTTTGAAGCACCGCAAAGGGGGTGCTGAATGGAGTGGCGAGGATGGGTTGATCGGGTTGCCGGCATTAGGCCTAGGGAGTAGGCAGCAGAGGAGCATTGCGGAACTGTTTCAT CAGGATGAAAGGAATAATGCATCATCTGCATCCAAGCACCCTCATAATCTACCTAGCAGTAACTTATTTGATGATATTGCTGAAAAATCTGAAACCCGTGTTGCTTATGTGCATCAAGAACTGAATGCCCTGCGGTCTGGTGGAAATAAGCAGGGTATATCTGCTGCCCAAAATTTTGTTGGTTCTGGACCTCAAAGTTATGCTTCTGCCTTAGGAGCCTCCCTATCAAGGAGCAGCACCCCTGACTCTCAGCTTCTACCAAGAGCTGCTAGTCCTTGCCTTCCACCCATTGGTGATGGCAGGTCCAGttctgctgataaaaaaatttctaaTGGTCAAAATTTACTCAATGCTGTCTCATCTAATTTAAATGACTCTGCAGATCTGGCGTCTGCTTTGGCTAGTATGAATTTATCAACGAAAGATATAATAGATGATGAGAAACATTCCCAGTCATCTAGGCACAACGAGTTAGATTATACTCACAGTTTTAAACAGCAGCCTTACTTAAACAGTCCTGATTCCTTGGCTTATCAACGTCATTCTGCTACCCAATCCCATTTAAAAGTGAATAAGGGCAGCAGTTTTGGATTGGATCTGAATAAATCACCAGGATATGCAGATGAACAGCTAGAACCCCATAAGGCTGGTGGAGTTTCTGTTAACACGCATTTGAAAGGACCTTCTACACCAACTTTTACTAACAGAGGTAGTTCACCTGCTCACTATCAGAATGTTGAAGATATCTCATATCCAAACTATGGCATGACTGGATATAGTGTTAATCCTTCATCACCATCCATGATGGCAAGCCAGCTTGGGAGTGGGAATTTGCCTCCTTTCTTTGAAAATGCTGCTGTTGCTGCATCTGCACTAGGATTGAATGCTATGGACTCTAGAGCACTGGGAAGAGGTGTAGCTTTAGGACCTTTATTGGCTGCAACTGAATTACAAAATTCTAGTAGGCTTGGAAGTCATGCTGCCGGTAGCACTCAACAGTTGCCCTTGATGGACCCTTTGTATCTTCAGTATCTGAGGTCGGGGGATGTTGCTTCTGCTGCACAGATTGCTGCGCTTAAGGAATCAGTGATAAATAGGGAATGCACAGATTTACTTGGCCTCCAAAAGGCTTATGTTGAGTCTTTGATTGCCCCCCAAAATTCACATTTCAATGTTCCATACCTTAGTAAATCAGCTACCTTGAGCCCTAATTCTTTTGGAAATCCATCATATGGTCTGGCTACATCATATCCAGGAAGCCCACTGGCTGGTTCCCTTTTCCCTAACTCCCTCTATGGACCAGGTAGTCCTATGAACCAAAGTGAACGAAATATGCGTTTGTCTGGGATGAGGAATGCTGCTGGGGGTTTCATGGGAGCTTGGCATTCAGACACAGTTGGTGGCTTAGAAGAGAATTTTCCATCTTCCTTGCTTGATGAATTCAAAAGTAATAAGACCAAATGTTTTGAACTTTCAGAAATTGCCGGGCATGTTGTTGAATTCAG TGCTGATCAGTACGGAAGCCGATTTATCCAACAGAAACTTGAGACTGCCTCAATGGATGAGAAAAACATGGTTTTCCATGAAATCATGCCACAAGCACTTTCTCTAATGACTGATGTCTTCGGTAATTATGTGATTCAGAAG TTTTTTGAACATGGAACAGCAGCACAAATAAGAGAACTTGCTGATCAGCTTACGGGTCATGTGCTGACCCTAAGTCTTCAAATGTACGGCTGTCGGGTTATCCAGAAG GCTATTGAAGTTGTTGACATGGATCAGCAGACTAAAATGGTTACAGAGTTGGATGGTCATATTATGCGTTGTGTACGTGATCAAAATGGAAATCATGTCATCCAGAAATGTATTGAATGTGTGCCAGAGGATGCAATCCATTTTATTGTTTCAACGTTTTATGACCAGGTTGTGACATTGTCAACTCATCCTTATGGTTGCCGTGTTATACAG AGAGTCTTGGAGTACTGCCATGATCTCAAAACACAACAGATTATGATGGATGAAATTTTGCTGTCTGTGTGTATGTTAGCACAAGACCAATATGGAAATTATGTTGTACAG CATGTGCTGGAGCATGGCAAGCCTTATGAACGGTCAGCTATAATCAAAGAATTAACTGGGCAAATAGTGCAGATGAGTCAGCAGAAGTTTGCCTCTAATGTTATAGAAAAGTGCCTTTCCTTTGGAACACCTACTGAGCGTCAAGTCCTTGTGAATGAGATGCTTGGCTCCACTTATGAAAACGAGCCCCTGCAG ATTATGATGAAGGATCAGTTTGCAAACTACGTTGTACAGAAAGTGCTGGAAACCTGTGATGACCAGCAGCTTGAGCTAATCCTTAATCGAATAAAGGTTCACCTGAATGCCTTGAAGAAGTATACCTATGGGAAGCACATTGTTGCCCGTGTAGAGAAATTGGTCGCTGCTGGGG AGAGGAGGATTAGTATTCTGACTCTAAATCCTGCACAGATGGTATAG
- the LOC137826704 gene encoding protein RADIALIS-like 4, producing MASSSHNNKENSSSWTRMQNKQFESALALYDQDTPDRWQNIARIVGDKSAEEVKKHYEILLEDLRHIESGRVPIPTYKSTHDRNNEERSLKYLNQQ from the exons ATGGCTTCAAGCTCCCACAACAATAAGGAAAACTCTTCTTCTTGGACTCGCATGCAGAACAAGCAATTCGAAAGCGCACTTGCCTTGTATGATCAAGACACCCCAGATCGATGGCAGAACATAGCCAGAATAGTTGGTGATAAATCTGCTGAGGAAGTCAAGAAACACTACGAAATCCTTCTGGAAGACCTTAGGCATATAGAGTCTGGACGTGTTCCAATCCCCACCTACAAGTCCACTCATGATCGTAACAATGAAGAGAG GTCTCTCAAGTATCTTAATCAGCAGTGA
- the LOC137826706 gene encoding thaumatin-like protein codes for MHTFMHPFIFICILISIHLTAGTQLILVNNCKESVWPGILGSPAHPTPKDGGFHLCSGEEVVLDVPEGWSGRIWGRQGCCFDPITGKGSCETGDCGGILKCGGMGGVPPATLVEMTLGTSQSALHFYDVSLVDGFNLPVSMKPVSGGVGCGVAACEANLNVCCPPALAMKMQGRVVGCKSACLAAKSDRYCCTGEFATPKSCKPSAFSRLFKTVCPQAYSYAYDDSTGLKICKAQRYVITFCPSN; via the exons ATGCATACTTTCATGCACCCCTTCATTTTCATCTGCATTCTCATTTCCATCCACCTCACAG CTGGAACTCAGCTCATATTGGTGAACAACTGCAAAGAGAGTGTGTGGCCGGGAATCCTTGGCAGTCCAGCCCACCCTACTCCCAAAGACGGTGGTTTTCACCTTTGCAGCGGCGAAGAGGTGGTGTTGGATGTTCCTGAGGGATGGTCAGGCAGAATCTGGGGTAGACAAGGCTGTTGTTTTGACCCCATAACCGGCAAAGGCTCATGTGAAACAG GTGATTGTGGAGGCATTCTGAAGTGTGGAGGAATGGGTGGAGTTCCACCTGCTACCCTTGTGGAAATGACACTTGGGACCTCTCAATCAGCATTGCATTTCTACGATGTTAGTTTGGTTGATGGATTTAACCTTCCAGTGTCCATGAAGCCAGTGAGTGGTGGGGTAGGTTGTGGTGTTGCAGCTTGTGAAGCCAACTTGAACGTTTGTTGTCCTCCTGCTTTGGCCATGAAGATGCAAGGGAGGGTGGTGGGGTGCAAGAGTGCTTGTTTGGCTGCCAAATCAGATAGGTATTGTTGCACTGGGGAGTTTGCCACCCCAAAAAGTTGTAAACCTAGTGCTTTTTCTCGTCTTTTTAAGACTGTTTGCCCTCAGGCTTATAGCTACGCTTATGATGACTCAACAGGGCTTAAGATTTGCAAAGCACAGAGGTATGTCATCACATTCTGCCCCTCAAATTGA